A single genomic interval of Arthrobacter methylotrophus harbors:
- the hutG gene encoding formimidoylglutamase produces the protein MEISPAVADIRPTPWTGRFDGDGEQHRRWWQVVTPYTPCAESPGASEAGPRPAVVVGFRSDEGVRRNKGRTGAAAAPVAIRQALAPLAFHLDRDVFDAGDVVVEDGSLEAGQERAGRVISALLDAGKLTVLLGGGHETAFASYLGVAGSEAMRSGKRLGVLNLDAHFDLRDEPVPSSGTPFLQMARAEAAASRELKYAVVGISEPNNTRALFDTAHRLGVKYLLDEDCSAEAVREFVGRFLDTVDVLYLTIDLDVLPASVAPGVSAPAAYGVPLPVISAVCRQLAASGKLLHVDVAELNPGFDIDSRTAKVAARLVNTLLG, from the coding sequence ATGGAGATTTCCCCGGCTGTTGCCGACATACGCCCGACGCCGTGGACCGGCCGTTTCGACGGCGACGGCGAGCAGCACCGGCGCTGGTGGCAAGTGGTGACGCCTTACACCCCCTGCGCAGAATCCCCCGGCGCGAGCGAAGCGGGTCCCCGGCCCGCCGTCGTCGTGGGGTTTCGCAGTGATGAGGGGGTGCGGCGCAACAAAGGCCGGACCGGCGCGGCGGCCGCGCCGGTGGCTATCCGGCAAGCCTTGGCTCCGCTGGCTTTCCATCTGGACCGGGACGTCTTCGACGCCGGCGACGTCGTTGTGGAGGACGGCTCGCTGGAGGCGGGGCAGGAGCGCGCCGGCCGCGTGATCTCCGCATTGCTCGACGCCGGCAAGCTCACGGTACTGCTCGGCGGCGGCCACGAAACCGCCTTCGCAAGCTACCTGGGCGTGGCTGGCTCAGAGGCCATGCGCAGTGGGAAGCGGCTCGGTGTGCTGAACCTGGATGCGCATTTCGACCTGCGTGACGAGCCGGTGCCGAGCTCGGGCACGCCGTTCCTGCAGATGGCGCGAGCGGAAGCCGCCGCCAGCCGCGAACTGAAATACGCCGTCGTCGGAATTTCCGAGCCCAACAACACCCGTGCACTCTTCGACACGGCGCATCGCTTGGGCGTGAAGTACTTACTGGATGAGGACTGCTCCGCGGAAGCCGTTCGGGAGTTCGTGGGGCGGTTCCTGGACACCGTGGACGTGCTGTACCTGACGATTGACCTGGACGTGCTTCCGGCATCGGTGGCTCCCGGCGTGAGCGCTCCCGCGGCGTATGGCGTTCCGTTGCCCGTCATCAGCGCTGTGTGCCGGCAACTCGCCGCGAGCGGGAAGCTCCTGCACGTGGACGTCGCCGAACTCAACCCCGGATTCGACA
- a CDS encoding PEP/pyruvate-binding domain-containing protein, with product MADYTDPGYIIELFRIRANMLPRVGGKAANLGELIWAGLPVPPGFCLTTEAYRRALQPGASPGTGGLGDILRGLRAADPGDLEGLASLAAGAREAVLDAGIPAAVEDAVRLAYSALDPEAAVAVRSSATAEDLPFASFAGQQDTYLNVVSADAVLEAVRKCWASLWTDRAVSYRARNGIDHAAVSLAVVVQRMVDAETAGVLFTANPVTGRRREAVIDASPGLGEAVVSGAVNPDHFVVDSLTGRITERRIGDRKLLIRSIPGGGTERIDAPESRNAPGVACLDDSQIRALAVLGQRVEEHFGAPQDTEWAIDGDRKLWLTQARPITTLYPQMTRQPAVPGPHAYLCFSLAQGLTRPLTPMGLAGIRLMASSVAGAAGFQVPEPRNGPSPYYEAGQRIYFDFSSVLRSETGRSLVPRIFDVMEARSAAMMRALFEDPLFAVTSRTPFKLIRHVAPILLRFRVPENLLRALFRPTAALDKVERVGGELKAALEISADATARERLDHAERILGEELFPMLPAMLPPVALGFAMMGLVRKLLGEQASWGELQTVIRGLPNNVTTEMDLALWRLASSIRDDPASAGAFTNGEPAPLAESYRDGGLPAVAQSGLAAFLRDYGHRAIAEIDLGVPRWSEDPTHIVGVLANYLRLDNTRLSPDKQFEKAAHDAEEQAAVLVARARSRSPLHARIVKMALERTRMFAGLREHPKYNLVLGFAAVRAQLASVGEVLADEGRIEDAGDIFFLDFDDAHRSLEGADLRALVAERREAYELELRRRHVPRVLLSDGTEPEALPSGLRRGTGVPPSDGMLLGTPASAGTVTAAARVIMDPVGAHLEPGEILVAPSTDPGWTPLFLTAGGLVMEMGGPNSHGAVVAREYGIPAVVGVPDATSRISSGQRITVDGATGTVAT from the coding sequence ATGGCGGATTACACAGACCCTGGCTACATCATCGAACTGTTCCGGATCCGGGCAAACATGCTGCCAAGGGTCGGCGGCAAGGCGGCCAACCTCGGCGAACTGATCTGGGCGGGGCTTCCGGTCCCGCCCGGGTTTTGCCTGACCACCGAGGCGTATCGGCGCGCACTTCAGCCCGGAGCCAGCCCAGGAACGGGAGGGCTCGGGGATATTCTCCGTGGTCTTAGGGCAGCAGATCCCGGCGACCTCGAGGGGCTCGCTTCCCTTGCGGCCGGGGCAAGGGAAGCAGTGCTCGACGCCGGGATCCCGGCCGCCGTCGAGGACGCAGTTCGCTTGGCCTACTCGGCGCTGGACCCGGAAGCCGCGGTGGCCGTCAGATCCTCCGCCACGGCCGAAGACCTGCCCTTCGCGAGTTTTGCCGGACAGCAGGACACTTACCTGAATGTCGTGAGTGCGGACGCCGTGCTGGAAGCCGTCCGCAAGTGCTGGGCCTCCCTGTGGACGGACCGGGCGGTCAGCTACCGGGCACGCAACGGGATTGACCACGCCGCGGTGAGCCTCGCCGTCGTCGTTCAACGGATGGTGGACGCTGAGACAGCGGGGGTGTTGTTTACCGCCAATCCGGTGACCGGGCGGCGCCGCGAGGCGGTCATTGATGCCAGTCCCGGACTTGGCGAGGCCGTGGTCTCGGGCGCCGTGAATCCGGACCACTTCGTGGTGGACTCGCTGACGGGCAGGATCACGGAACGAAGGATCGGGGACCGGAAGCTGCTGATCCGGTCCATCCCCGGAGGGGGCACCGAACGGATCGACGCTCCCGAATCCCGGAACGCACCGGGTGTTGCTTGCCTTGACGACTCCCAAATCAGGGCGCTCGCTGTCTTGGGCCAGCGCGTCGAGGAGCACTTCGGGGCACCGCAGGACACCGAATGGGCCATCGACGGCGACCGCAAGCTGTGGCTCACCCAGGCCCGGCCCATCACCACGCTCTACCCGCAAATGACCCGCCAGCCCGCAGTCCCTGGTCCGCACGCGTACCTTTGCTTCAGCCTCGCCCAAGGGCTGACCCGTCCCCTGACTCCCATGGGCCTGGCAGGCATCAGGCTCATGGCGTCCTCGGTAGCTGGCGCGGCGGGATTCCAGGTTCCCGAACCACGGAACGGCCCTTCGCCCTATTACGAGGCAGGGCAGCGGATCTACTTTGATTTCTCTTCTGTGTTGCGGAGCGAGACCGGCCGGAGCCTCGTGCCCAGGATCTTCGACGTCATGGAGGCGCGTTCGGCGGCGATGATGCGCGCCCTGTTCGAGGACCCGCTTTTCGCCGTCACCAGCAGGACGCCGTTCAAGCTGATCCGGCACGTCGCCCCGATCCTGCTCCGCTTCCGCGTCCCTGAAAACCTCCTTCGCGCTCTCTTCCGGCCGACCGCCGCCCTGGACAAGGTGGAACGGGTGGGAGGCGAGCTGAAGGCTGCGCTCGAAATCTCCGCCGATGCCACAGCCCGGGAAAGGCTGGACCACGCAGAGCGGATCTTGGGCGAGGAACTGTTCCCCATGCTCCCCGCCATGTTGCCCCCGGTGGCACTTGGCTTCGCAATGATGGGGCTGGTCCGCAAACTCCTTGGCGAGCAGGCCTCCTGGGGTGAGCTCCAGACGGTCATCCGCGGCCTGCCCAACAACGTGACTACGGAAATGGACCTTGCGCTGTGGCGACTCGCAAGCAGTATCCGCGACGATCCAGCTTCCGCCGGGGCCTTTACAAACGGCGAGCCCGCTCCGCTCGCGGAGAGCTACCGCGACGGCGGGCTGCCCGCCGTCGCGCAGTCGGGTTTGGCGGCGTTCCTGCGCGACTACGGGCACCGGGCCATCGCGGAGATCGACCTGGGCGTGCCCCGCTGGTCCGAGGACCCCACCCACATCGTCGGAGTCTTGGCCAACTATCTCCGCCTGGACAATACCCGTCTGTCGCCGGACAAACAGTTCGAGAAAGCAGCCCACGACGCCGAGGAACAGGCTGCCGTGTTGGTGGCCCGTGCGCGGTCCAGGAGTCCGCTCCACGCCAGGATCGTGAAAATGGCACTTGAGCGGACGCGGATGTTCGCGGGACTCCGCGAACATCCCAAGTACAACCTGGTGCTGGGCTTTGCTGCGGTCCGCGCGCAGCTGGCCTCCGTCGGGGAGGTCCTGGCGGACGAGGGAAGAATCGAGGACGCCGGGGACATATTTTTCCTGGATTTCGATGACGCCCACCGCAGCCTGGAGGGCGCGGATCTCCGTGCCTTGGTAGCGGAGAGGCGTGAGGCCTATGAGCTTGAACTCAGGCGTCGGCACGTGCCCCGCGTGCTGCTCTCGGACGGCACGGAACCGGAAGCGCTGCCCTCCGGCCTGCGCCGAGGGACCGGAGTTCCGCCGTCGGACGGCATGCTGCTGGGAACCCCGGCGTCGGCGGGAACGGTGACCGCTGCGGCCAGGGTAATCATGGACCCTGTGGGCGCGCATCTCGAACCCGGGGAAATCCTGGTGGCACCGTCCACGGATCCCGGCTGGACGCCCCTGTTCCTGACTGCCGGGGGCCTCGTCATGGAGATGGGTGGGCCCAACTCCCATGGCGCCGTCGTGGCCCGGGAGTACGGGATCCCGGCAGTCGTGGGCGTCCCGGATGCCACGTCCCGGATCAGTTCGGGCCAGAGGATCACGGTGGACGGCGCCACGGGGACGGTGGCCACCTAG
- a CDS encoding copper resistance CopC family protein, whose translation MRPIRQLLAVVLAFTAALFSAALFSAAPAFAHDVAESTSPANGSTVASVPDSVSITFNNRPLLLGSQVQVKDASGQDWADGSVDIVDTVVSQKLRSGAPAGAFTVVWRVVSSDSHPIEGTFTFTAKSGSTTAGGGAVGPAPSVEVPTAGTAAPGSTTTPENTTDASQPFPWSIVAFAVVAAGLLVFLGVTARRRLAGDSEESSDDESKEP comes from the coding sequence ATGCGCCCCATCCGCCAGTTGCTGGCCGTCGTCCTCGCTTTCACCGCGGCCCTTTTTTCGGCCGCCCTGTTCTCGGCGGCACCTGCCTTCGCGCACGACGTCGCCGAGTCAACCTCGCCCGCCAACGGATCAACCGTTGCCAGCGTCCCCGATTCCGTGTCGATCACCTTCAACAACCGGCCGCTTTTGCTCGGCTCGCAGGTGCAGGTCAAGGACGCGTCCGGGCAGGACTGGGCAGACGGTTCCGTGGACATTGTGGACACCGTGGTATCGCAGAAGTTGCGGTCCGGGGCACCTGCCGGGGCCTTCACGGTGGTGTGGCGTGTGGTCAGTTCGGATTCGCACCCCATTGAGGGCACGTTCACTTTCACTGCGAAGTCAGGAAGTACGACGGCGGGCGGCGGCGCGGTGGGACCCGCGCCTTCGGTCGAGGTTCCCACCGCCGGCACTGCGGCTCCGGGGTCCACCACGACGCCGGAAAACACCACCGATGCTTCCCAGCCCTTCCCTTGGAGCATCGTGGCCTTCGCAGTAGTGGCCGCGGGGCTCTTGGTGTTCCTGGGTGTCACTGCACGACGCCGGCTGGCAGGGGACTCCGAGGAGTCCAGCGACGATGAGTCAAAGGAACCGTAG
- a CDS encoding universal stress protein codes for MDQHGKHSESHHAETEGNRVEPSIAPGGIVVGVDGSEHGQCALIWAAREAERRQLPLHVVTAYSVPIFAASGLDGGYATVDDSVIRDGAEAIVKQALEKVSGYAIDVDGSVENGDASGVLLDLSETAELLVFGTRGRGGFVGRLLGSVSSALPAHSKCPTVTVPLFCADRLGETTEDKHIKAERAKAGPHMIENVVAVGVDGSEQARVAVLEAAEQAQRMGAKLRVICAVPEYSGSLAWVPAPLDREALFKDIKVQLEAGLAWIKSHFPKLPVETQLLDGSPVEVLVEVSRGVELVVLGTRGRGGFAGMLLGSTSDGVLHHAKGPVLVVPDREDPRLADRVSFGPMLGAV; via the coding sequence ATGGACCAGCACGGCAAACACTCTGAAAGTCATCATGCAGAGACGGAAGGCAACAGAGTGGAACCATCGATTGCCCCCGGCGGGATCGTGGTGGGCGTTGACGGTAGCGAACACGGTCAATGCGCCCTCATTTGGGCTGCACGCGAGGCCGAACGCAGGCAGCTTCCGCTGCATGTAGTCACGGCCTACTCCGTGCCTATCTTCGCGGCTTCCGGCTTGGACGGGGGCTATGCAACCGTGGATGACTCCGTTATCCGGGACGGTGCCGAGGCAATCGTCAAGCAGGCCCTTGAGAAGGTTTCCGGCTATGCCATCGACGTCGATGGATCGGTGGAGAACGGAGATGCCTCCGGTGTGCTGCTTGATCTATCCGAAACGGCAGAGCTCCTGGTCTTCGGTACCCGGGGACGCGGCGGATTCGTGGGCAGGCTCCTGGGCTCCGTGAGCAGCGCCCTTCCGGCGCACTCCAAGTGCCCCACCGTGACTGTCCCGCTCTTCTGCGCGGACCGCTTGGGCGAAACCACGGAGGACAAGCACATCAAGGCCGAGCGGGCAAAGGCCGGTCCCCACATGATCGAGAATGTGGTGGCAGTGGGTGTAGACGGTTCGGAACAGGCTCGTGTAGCTGTATTGGAAGCCGCCGAACAAGCCCAACGCATGGGTGCAAAGCTGCGTGTCATTTGCGCCGTACCTGAGTACAGCGGCTCCTTGGCCTGGGTTCCGGCCCCCTTGGACCGGGAAGCGCTCTTCAAGGACATCAAGGTTCAACTCGAAGCAGGCTTGGCATGGATTAAGAGCCACTTCCCCAAGCTTCCCGTGGAGACGCAACTGCTGGATGGTTCGCCCGTTGAAGTCCTCGTGGAAGTGAGCCGCGGCGTCGAACTCGTCGTGCTCGGCACCCGAGGACGGGGAGGCTTCGCAGGGATGCTCCTGGGATCGACGTCCGACGGAGTCCTGCACCACGCCAAAGGCCCTGTGCTGGTTGTTCCTGACCGCGAGGATCCCAGGTTGGCAGACCGCGTCAGCTTCGGTCCCATGCTCGGCGCCGTATAG
- a CDS encoding FAD-binding protein translates to MPAASTERTTTVVIGTGMSGLAVASELSRYGVDAIVVDGMYVPRTSQPLNTGILQRCDAADAACLQERSEILRHLRNYAASHSLDVRSTTRAVRLDRLDEAPAGAVSPGLASPEAPSRQWAIHTANGVLLADHVVVTRCGQSQLRRMLAELGIAIGQNLVAAMRAMGMYLVGVGELATPTPKEVLRQAKVVGQAISAKVHPGSVHGALTGTFAAVPALA, encoded by the coding sequence ATGCCTGCTGCGAGTACGGAACGCACCACCACCGTGGTCATCGGTACCGGCATGTCCGGCTTGGCCGTAGCTAGTGAACTCAGCCGCTACGGAGTGGACGCGATCGTGGTGGACGGGATGTATGTCCCCCGTACTTCGCAGCCGCTCAACACCGGCATCCTCCAGCGCTGCGACGCCGCTGACGCGGCCTGCCTCCAGGAGCGCAGCGAAATCCTGAGGCACCTGCGCAACTACGCAGCCAGCCACAGCCTCGATGTACGGAGCACGACGCGAGCTGTCCGCCTGGATCGTTTGGACGAGGCCCCCGCCGGCGCGGTCTCGCCGGGCTTGGCCTCTCCAGAAGCGCCTTCCCGCCAATGGGCCATCCACACGGCCAACGGAGTACTTCTAGCCGACCACGTTGTTGTCACTCGCTGCGGGCAGAGCCAGTTGCGGAGGATGCTCGCCGAACTCGGCATCGCGATCGGACAGAACCTCGTCGCCGCCATGCGCGCGATGGGAATGTATCTGGTGGGCGTTGGTGAGCTCGCCACGCCCACGCCGAAGGAAGTCCTGCGCCAAGCCAAGGTAGTGGGCCAGGCGATTTCCGCCAAGGTGCACCCGGGCAGCGTCCATGGGGCCCTTACTGGCACCTTCGCAGCAGTTCCGGCCCTGGCCTAG
- a CDS encoding NCS2 family permease, translated as MLKQGSAIDRYFKISERGSNYSREIRGGFATFFAMSYIVVLNPLILSGADSHGASLGFAAVAATTAFVAGIMTIIMGAWAKHPFAVATGLGVNAFVAVTIASHPGLTWPDMMGLVMLSGLTMLILVLTGFRTAVFKAVPEALKTAIVVGIGLFIALIGLVNAGFVRRIPDAAGTTVPLGLGVDGKLLGWPTLVFVVGLVLTIALVVRKVRGAILIGIIVSTALAAILEFTLHIGPSFDGKNYNPRGWSLVAPKFTEWAAPDLSLIGKANPLGAFQHLGIIAATLLAFVILLSIFFDAMGTMVGLAREAGNIDKHGNIPNVDRVLQVDALSAIVGGGASVSSNQIFVESGAGIGEGARTGLASIVTGLLFLVAMFFTPLINLVPFEAVAPALVVVGFMMVSQVGKIHWQDWGVGIPAFLTMSLMPFTYSIANGLGAGFISFALIRTFQGRAREVHPLMWAVAAAFLLFFGIGPVEEILGVK; from the coding sequence ATGCTCAAACAGGGCTCAGCCATCGATCGCTACTTCAAGATTTCGGAACGCGGATCCAACTACTCGCGGGAAATCCGAGGCGGCTTCGCCACCTTCTTTGCCATGAGCTACATCGTGGTCCTCAACCCCTTGATCCTTTCCGGGGCGGACTCCCATGGCGCCTCGCTAGGGTTCGCCGCCGTCGCCGCCACCACTGCCTTCGTGGCAGGCATCATGACCATCATCATGGGAGCTTGGGCAAAGCACCCCTTCGCAGTGGCTACCGGACTGGGCGTCAATGCGTTCGTGGCCGTCACGATTGCCTCGCATCCCGGCCTGACGTGGCCGGACATGATGGGCCTCGTCATGCTCTCGGGGTTGACCATGCTCATTCTGGTGCTCACCGGTTTCCGGACCGCGGTGTTCAAGGCCGTACCCGAGGCACTGAAGACTGCGATCGTGGTGGGCATCGGCCTCTTCATCGCCCTGATCGGCCTGGTCAATGCCGGCTTCGTGCGCCGCATCCCGGACGCCGCCGGTACCACCGTCCCCCTCGGCCTGGGCGTCGACGGGAAGCTGCTTGGCTGGCCCACCCTGGTGTTCGTCGTTGGCCTTGTCCTGACCATCGCCTTGGTGGTCCGCAAGGTGCGTGGCGCCATCTTGATCGGCATCATCGTCTCCACGGCCCTCGCAGCCATCCTGGAATTCACCCTGCACATCGGTCCGAGTTTCGACGGTAAGAACTACAACCCCCGCGGCTGGTCCCTGGTTGCCCCCAAGTTCACCGAGTGGGCCGCCCCGGACCTGTCCCTCATCGGCAAGGCCAACCCCCTCGGCGCCTTCCAACACCTCGGCATCATCGCCGCCACCCTCTTGGCTTTCGTGATCCTCCTCAGCATCTTCTTCGATGCCATGGGCACCATGGTGGGCCTGGCGAGGGAAGCCGGAAACATCGACAAGCACGGGAACATCCCCAATGTGGACCGTGTCCTCCAAGTGGACGCCCTCAGCGCGATCGTGGGCGGCGGGGCCTCCGTGTCCTCCAACCAGATCTTCGTGGAGTCGGGTGCGGGCATCGGCGAGGGCGCCCGCACCGGGCTGGCTTCGATCGTGACGGGCCTGTTGTTCCTGGTGGCCATGTTCTTCACCCCGCTCATCAACTTGGTCCCGTTCGAGGCTGTGGCTCCCGCCCTGGTGGTGGTGGGCTTCATGATGGTGTCGCAAGTGGGGAAGATCCATTGGCAGGACTGGGGTGTGGGCATTCCTGCGTTCCTGACCATGTCCCTCATGCCGTTCACCTACTCGATCGCCAACGGCCTGGGTGCGGGGTTCATTTCCTTCGCCCTGATCCGCACGTTCCAAGGCCGGGCCCGCGAAGTCCATCCGCTCATGTGGGCCGTGGCCGCGGCATTCCTGCTGTTCTTCGGGATCGGTCCGGTCGAGGAAATCCTGGGCGTCAAATAG